In Deltaproteobacteria bacterium, the genomic window ACTTCAAAGCCCCTTATTGGGCTTTAATAATTAAAATCAATTTACTTTCAGAGGTGGTTAAGGTCACATTCAATATTGGTTATTTATAAAACATAAGAAACTGGAATTATCAATTGGAATTTTTTGTCAATTAACTCAAAAAATGCAATAATAAAATTTGTTCGTTCAACCCTATCAGCAAGCAGGGTCAGAGACAAGCAAGTCTTGAAATATAAGAAATAGTTTATTATAAAGCCATTATTGGTAACACTATCTTCAAGTACTGCAACAAAGAAGGGTAACAGTTTATTGTAGCTGTTCTTCGCAGTGCCGTCGTGGGTGCACAGCTTATGGATATAAAATCAAATATTACTATTAGTAAAATAGTTTTATAACCCATAAGCCATATGACTTCAGCCTCTCGCTGAAACGCATTTTCATGGTAGGCAGTTTTTTATTTACCGTAATAGCCTTTCGTATAGTAATTCCTATAATAATAGCTCCCGCGGTTTTCAATGTGCGTTAATACCATACCTATAATCTTTGCATTAATCGCGGTAAGACTATTTATATTCCTCAATATATGCTCTCTTGGGTATCCATTCGATTTAACAACAAATAGCACGCCGTCTACCTGCGAAGAGAGTATAACAGCATCTGATACACTGCCAATCGGCGGAGAATCAATTATTATATAATCAAATTTATCTTTTAGAAGTTCTATAAAATTCCTTGAACGGGATGAATCAATCAGCTCTGCAAAATTCGGAGGCTGTGTCCCTGTTGGAAGATAGTGAAATGAGTTATAACCCGTTTCTCTGATAATATCTCCGATGTATAAATTGTCATCCACCAACAGCTCAGTATACCCCGGCGTTTGTTCTCCTTTAAAAACTTTATGAATAGTCGGCCTCTTAACATCAGCGTCAAGTAACAATACCTTTGCCCCGACTATTGATAAGATATAACTAAGACTTGTTGCTATTGTTGTTTTGCCCTCGCCTTCACCTGTTGATGTAATCAGTATTGTCTTGCCAGTTTTGGTTACAAAAGAATACTTTAGATTTGTCCTTATCAGCCTGAGAGCTTCAGAAAAAGGTTGTGATGAGGCACTGTTTAAAACCCCTATCAATTTTTCAATACCGTTCTCTTTAAGGGCATCAATATAAGGCACAGCTCCTATTATCGGATATTTTATGAATTTTTCTATGTCTGTCTCGTTTTTGATGCTGTTATCTATCTGATCCGCAATAAGTGCAGACGCAATTCCAACAATCGAGGATACTATTAAACCAAACAAAAACCAGAATAAAAAGCCTGCCCCTGCCCGTGATAATGGTCCCTGTGCATACTCAATGATTGATGCCGTTGGAAGGCTTATCTCTCCAAAGATATTTACCTCTTTTAGCTCCTTCGTTAACAGGTTGTAGAGATCTTTGCTAAGCTCCAGATCCCTCTGCAGAATGAGATACTTTATTTGTTTTCTGTTTGCCTCCAGCATTGCCTGTTTCATCAAATCAATCCTTATTTTTAGAGCCTTGAGATCATTTCGCGTCTGTACAACAAGCGGATATTTATCTTTATATTTTTGCAGTAGGTTTGTAAGTTCTATTTGCAATGATACATATTTTGTCTCAAGTTCTGAAAGAGCTTTTGTTCCTACATTCTCCGTTGGTGATCCAAGAAACATTACCTCATCACTACTACTGTTGGACTCCTGCTCTTCCACATACTTGATAAGCTGCAACTGGGCTTTTTCTACTTTATTCTTAAGTGAAGATAGCTCACCCTGCAGCCATAAGGTTATGTTACTTATATTTTTCCTCTTCTCTTCATTAATATATTCAATATAGCCATCAGCTACAGCATTAGCCGCTTTTACAGCATACCCTGCATCTTTAGATTTTACCGAAATTGTAAATATTCTTGAATCAGCAAGTCTCTCAATTGTTGTATCCATTTTAAGCCTTGCAATTGCTGCCTGGGAATCACCAGCATTTGAGGCTATACCCATCTTTCTAACAGCAAGAGATAGTACCACATCACTTCTGATAAGTTCAATCTCGGTCTGAAAGTAAAAAGGCTGTGGAGCTTCGGTCCTATTAACACTATTGAACTCCGTCTGTTGTTCCGGTTCTATAAGTACCTTTGCACCTGCTACGTAAACAGGGGGAGTAAGGACGTATGCAAGCATTATCATTAAAAAAGTAACAACGAATGTCAATCCGATAAGCAATCGTTTATTATACAGAATCTCTATATAATATTTTAATTCCTCTCTTGTATCTGCTGGTGCGGTTGACATTTTTCCCTTAGCCGTATTTAAAATAAACTCTCGGGAACAATGATCAAATCGGATGCTTTAATATGCATATCTTTGTTTAGATCTCCTTTATCCATGATATCACCCATTTTTAGGTGATAGACCTTTCTTTTACCATTAACATATCTTACCAGCATTACCCCGTTCTTTTTTGCGTAATCAGTAAAACCCCCTGACTGCAGAATGGCATTTAAAACGGTATACCCTTCGTGCAGTTCATAAGCGCCAGGAGATTTGACTTCTCCAACAACATAAAACAGATTGAGTTTTTTCTCATAAAATCGGCTGGTAATATTACCCTTCTCTTCCCTTGAAACGTAAATTATATCTCCTGATTTTATAATTATATTTTGGGTAAGATCTCCATCAACAAATAACTTTGTTATATCAACCTTTATATGTTTTAATGTGTCAGATTCACGCCGCAGTATTGATACATTATCCCCTGCATTAGATGTGGGGCCGCCTGCTTTAAGCAAAATATCAAGCAGTCTGCTCTTTGTGGTAAGTGCATAAGTGCCTGGCTTCTCAACTTCACCAAGCACATAAACCTTATGGCTGTTGTAAGTTTCAACATAAACGGACACGCGTGGGTTTACAAGATAATTTTTACCAAGTTCATCAGTGAGTAATTTCTCTATTTGAACAGTTGTAAGCCCATTAACATAAATATCTCCAAGTAAGATATCTTTTATTGTGCCATCCTCTGATACTGTTGTATTGCCAGAAAGATCTTTTTCCCCAAAGACTTCTATGTGTAACACATCGCCGGGACCTACGGTATATTCACCTTGTGCCAGGAGTCCCGGAACAAATAACATGAAAATCATAAAAAAAACTATAACCGATCTAAAAAATACCCGCTTTGATACCAAGTAATATCCTTGAGTCATTATATTTATTGCCTGTAGATGATTCAGTTGTTTCTCCATAATAATAATATGTAGCAAAGATCTCCGACCATCTCAAGAATTTATAACTTAAACCAATATCACCACTGATTCCGTTTGTATAGTAATTATAACCGGCATATTTAAGCTTTAAATAGTTAGCATCACCATTCAATTTTATACGTTCTGTAAGGTTATATGCAAATAAAACACCCGCTTCAATCTGGGAATAATACCTTCCAAATATATCAAAGGTTTTTGATCCGTTTATATACACATCTGTTTCAAGCCTTTTATCAGGCTTATATGCCAATTTTACATCGTACACATTGCCTGAATCTGTATAATTTGTAAATCCTATTGACTCGTATCCATAAGTTGCATCAAAAGAGAGCTTTGACCCATCCGATAGCTCCATTTCTCCATAAGCGATTTCCTGATCTATGGTCCCTATAGATGAGGGTGTAAATACCTGTGATATATACTTATAACCGGCTTTAAATTTCGTATAACGGTTTACTATCGCGAATGCACTTATCTCCGGCTCATTTACCGTATAATTGATACCAAGAGAGCCGGGAAAATCAACCATTATAAAATCATATCTGCCGTCAATCCCGATCCTCTGTGAGAACATTAGTTTGTAATATACATAAGGGTTAAGATAATTTGCCTGTGTTATGTTAGTAGCTGCAAATGTAGGCAGCCGTGGAGATATAGGAACAATCGTGTATGTATCAAGGATACCAAATTTTAGATTTTTTACAGGATAGAAATTCAATGAAGCATTAAGATTATTGTAATATGTGTTGTACATAGAAAACTTGGCATACCTGACATAGGTAAAAACGTAATTTATGTTTAGATCACCGCCAAACCTAAAAGGCAAAAGTAAGGAAAGTCCCGGCTGGACATAAGTGATACTATCACCTTTGTGTGCAGATTGTCCTCCTGATTCAAGCACATTAGAGTCATAAGCCTCGCTCAAGGAAAGATACGCACTGTATAATCTGTTAGAGTTTCCTTGCTCCTGAGCCTCTACTTTCACCGGTATCGTTATTATTAAAAATAATAACAAAATCCCTCTGAGAACTATATGGTCCATACCCTATACCTTTGGCAGCACAATTAACACAATCTACCTGAGATCCCTGCCTATGATCAAAGTAATATCCCAGCTATATGCACCTGATTGAACAAGCTCTGGCATTATTTTTAATAACCCT contains:
- a CDS encoding polysaccharide biosynthesis tyrosine autokinase, which translates into the protein MSTAPADTREELKYYIEILYNKRLLIGLTFVVTFLMIMLAYVLTPPVYVAGAKVLIEPEQQTEFNSVNRTEAPQPFYFQTEIELIRSDVVLSLAVRKMGIASNAGDSQAAIARLKMDTTIERLADSRIFTISVKSKDAGYAVKAANAVADGYIEYINEEKRKNISNITLWLQGELSSLKNKVEKAQLQLIKYVEEQESNSSSDEVMFLGSPTENVGTKALSELETKYVSLQIELTNLLQKYKDKYPLVVQTRNDLKALKIRIDLMKQAMLEANRKQIKYLILQRDLELSKDLYNLLTKELKEVNIFGEISLPTASIIEYAQGPLSRAGAGFLFWFLFGLIVSSIVGIASALIADQIDNSIKNETDIEKFIKYPIIGAVPYIDALKENGIEKLIGVLNSASSQPFSEALRLIRTNLKYSFVTKTGKTILITSTGEGEGKTTIATSLSYILSIVGAKVLLLDADVKRPTIHKVFKGEQTPGYTELLVDDNLYIGDIIRETGYNSFHYLPTGTQPPNFAELIDSSRSRNFIELLKDKFDYIIIDSPPIGSVSDAVILSSQVDGVLFVVKSNGYPREHILRNINSLTAINAKIIGMVLTHIENRGSYYYRNYYTKGYYGK
- a CDS encoding SLBB domain-containing protein, encoding MLFVPGLLAQGEYTVGPGDVLHIEVFGEKDLSGNTTVSEDGTIKDILLGDIYVNGLTTVQIEKLLTDELGKNYLVNPRVSVYVETYNSHKVYVLGEVEKPGTYALTTKSRLLDILLKAGGPTSNAGDNVSILRRESDTLKHIKVDITKLFVDGDLTQNIIIKSGDIIYVSREEKGNITSRFYEKKLNLFYVVGEVKSPGAYELHEGYTVLNAILQSGGFTDYAKKNGVMLVRYVNGKRKVYHLKMGDIMDKGDLNKDMHIKASDLIIVPESLF